One Sphingobacteruim zhuxiongii DNA window includes the following coding sequences:
- a CDS encoding RtcB family protein, which produces MENKRINGYDLIELGFPENISLGIALQINKQRLGFSREEMLAKYKAVLENPAEFMTDNIFKPLAEFLQNMAAQSEELIALKDSNDAYVVFGEEHIEQGARDQMNTAMRLPVAVAGALMPDAHQGYGLPIGGVLATRNAVIPYGVGVDIGCRMALSIFDIPESYLLTHHDVLKQILMDNTKFGAGHGFLKNERSNHSVLDHAAFTENTFVSTLKDKAWTQLGSSGGGNHFVEFGIMEFDQGDADLAIEKGRYLALLTHSGSRGLGATIADHYTKVAMDNCKLPYMARHLAYLDLDSQAGQEYWLAMNLAGDYASACHEIIHEKIRKAVGAELLAKIENHHNFAWKEKWNNQEVIVHRKGATPASKGTLGIIPGSMATPGFLVRGKGEEASINSASHGAGRLMSRTKAVKTLNKYDLKAMLSDHGVTLLGAGMDEAPMAYKDIHTVMEAQRDLVDTIATFHPKIVRMADDGSKED; this is translated from the coding sequence ATGGAAAATAAGAGAATAAATGGATATGATTTGATTGAATTAGGGTTTCCCGAAAACATTTCGTTAGGGATTGCACTACAGATCAACAAGCAGCGATTAGGTTTCTCAAGAGAGGAAATGTTGGCTAAGTATAAAGCGGTTTTAGAAAATCCCGCGGAATTCATGACGGACAATATATTTAAACCGCTTGCGGAATTCTTACAAAATATGGCAGCTCAAAGCGAAGAGCTAATTGCATTGAAAGATAGCAATGACGCATACGTTGTGTTTGGTGAGGAGCATATTGAACAAGGAGCAAGGGATCAAATGAATACAGCCATGCGTCTTCCTGTAGCTGTTGCTGGCGCCTTAATGCCTGATGCACATCAAGGGTATGGATTACCAATTGGTGGTGTGCTAGCGACTCGGAACGCTGTTATTCCTTACGGTGTAGGAGTAGATATTGGATGCCGTATGGCTTTATCTATTTTTGATATACCTGAGTCTTATTTGTTAACCCATCATGATGTGCTTAAACAAATATTGATGGATAACACAAAATTTGGTGCAGGTCATGGTTTCTTGAAAAATGAAAGATCGAATCATAGCGTTTTGGATCATGCAGCTTTTACAGAGAATACGTTTGTTTCTACTTTGAAAGATAAAGCATGGACCCAATTGGGATCTTCTGGGGGAGGGAATCACTTCGTAGAGTTTGGAATTATGGAATTTGATCAGGGAGACGCAGATCTCGCTATTGAAAAAGGAAGATATCTTGCTTTGCTTACACATTCCGGCTCACGTGGCCTTGGTGCAACAATTGCAGACCATTATACTAAAGTTGCTATGGATAATTGTAAGTTGCCTTATATGGCTCGCCATCTTGCTTATTTAGATTTAGATTCGCAGGCAGGACAAGAGTATTGGTTGGCGATGAACTTAGCGGGAGACTATGCGTCAGCCTGTCATGAGATTATTCATGAAAAGATCAGAAAAGCGGTAGGCGCAGAATTGTTAGCGAAAATTGAAAATCATCATAATTTCGCTTGGAAGGAAAAATGGAACAATCAAGAAGTTATTGTCCATAGAAAAGGTGCTACGCCAGCTTCGAAGGGGACATTGGGTATTATCCCAGGTTCAATGGCGACTCCTGGATTCTTAGTTAGAGGAAAAGGAGAGGAGGCATCAATTAATTCGGCTTCGCATGGCGCTGGACGATTGATGAGCCGAACAAAAGCTGTCAAAACTCTTAATAAGTACGATTTGAAAGCTATGCTTTCTGATCATGGGGTTACTTTATTGGGCGCTGGAATGGATGAGGCTCCAATGGCATATAAGGATATTCATACCGTTATGGAAGCACAACGTGATTTAGTAGATACAATTGCTACATTTCATCCTAAAATTGTACGAATGGCAGATGACGGTTCTAAAGAAGATTAG